Genomic window (Neurospora crassa OR74A linkage group VI, whole genome shotgun sequence):
CGAGGAAGATGAATGTCAAGAAATACAGAAAGAAATCCTCCAGCACAAGCACTCGCCCAGTTCACTTCCCATCGCCTGAGGCTCTTCTGCCTGACAGCAAGACAGCATGACATACTACCATCACAAATGCCAACCCTCCCTTTTCACCGGATTTCTCTCTATCCTACTCTTCACATCCTCATGTCTCTCCGAATCTGAAAACCACTACGCTCATCTCCCGTTGCCCAACCACATAATAACCCAATTCCCCTCTCCAACCTGGCTAGAAAACATCGTCGTCCGTTCTAACGgggacctcctcctcactgAATTTGCTCCCACCGCCAGCCTTTACCTCGTGTCCAATCCCCACACGAACCCGCACCAGTACTCATTTTCTCCCAACCGTTCGATGAGCGGATGGAAAACCATCCACACATTCGACTCCGTCCAAGGACTCGCTGGCATCGCTGAGCCAACTGAGGATTTATTCGTCGTAGTGGGTGGAAATATCACTGGCGGGGGTAATGGGACTAGCAACAATGCGAATGGGAATGGCTCCTCTCTGTTCTTTGCATGGACTATTGACTTCCGACACAACACCATTTTACAGGGTGTCACTGACGGACAGGAAGAGACGAAGCAAAATATCAACATCACCCAAATAGCCCAACTCACCTCGGCACTCCTCCCCAACGGCGTGGCGTCCATACCCGGCAACCCGGATGCTGTACTCATAGCCGATTCCTTGGCTGGCTTGGTCTGGCGGCTCGACATCCAGACTGGGTCTCACAAAGTCGCCGTCAAGGTACCGGAAATGAGTGCACCAACTAATTCCTCTGGCGGCGGCTTGGTGGGCATAAACGGAATCAAAATGCATCTGGGCTACTTGTACTGGACAAATAGCGCAACCGTCGAAATCTACAGAGTCAAGCTTGATCGGGATGGCTACCACGAAGGGAACGGGACAGCAGTTGTCGAGACTGTAGCGGATTTGAGCCCCCAAGCAACGTTTCTAGATGACTTCGCCATTGATGACGACGGAGTGGTCTGGGTAGTGACAAATTCAGACAACACGTTGCTTGCTGttaaagaagggaagaaggcggtgctggttggtggtggaaagACGGAGTTGACATTTGCTGGGAACACGGCTGCTGCGTTTGGGAGAGACCATAAAAGCCGGAAGACGCTTTATGTGATTACGTGTGGTGGGTTGCGGGCGCCAGTTAATGGGACGGTCACGGAGGGGGGCAAGGTGGTTGCTGTTGACACTAGTGGTTTCCGGTTGCGATGAGGTAAGAACTGGATATAATTTCCtgaaataagtaaattaggtGAGAAGAGAAATATGCGTCTAAGCAAAAGTCACCTTGATGACCTCaatgtggttgttgttcgtAAATGACAAGACCAATGTCGGTCCAGTTGGATCCAGGTAGGGGTGTTGAACACCGGCATAGACTAATCCGCCGTCGATAGGTTCGCTCTTGTATACCTGGACATCCGGGGTCCATGGTCCTTCCAGAGACTGGGCTGTTCGCAAGTACACAGAACCATCGCCTAGAGAAGGTTTCCACATTAGATTTGACACGGACAACGtcaagagaaggaaggatcgagaaaaaaaaaaagactcaCCAAAAGCAGACAAATGAACCAGCACATAACACTGGTAGTACTCATTCCACGCAACCTGACCTTGACCGACCGCCCACCAGACCGCCGTCTCAGCATCAAACTTCGTAAGAACCTCCGACTTCCAGCCCTGCTGACGACCCCAGAAATACTCGTACTTGTCCAGATCGAACGCGTCCTGGACCTTTACCCTGGCAAGGTAGGCGTAACTGGAGTGAGGCCATCCAGTAATCGAGTTCGGGGGGCCGCCCCAGATGTATATGTACTCAGAGCGCTCATCGCGGTAGGCACATTGGTCGCCGTATTTGGCGGTGGTGTTTGCATCCCACCAGAACCCCCTGTTGCCGAAGCGCTGGGTGACCGTGGGAGTGTCATTGATGACCTCAACCTTGGCGACACCAGCACCTAGAAGGCCGCCGGTTTCGTTGACATTCTGTCTTCGTTGTTAGCGGATCATCGCTCGTAAAGCGAGTGTGCGGAAGGTTCACCTACCACAAGGTAGTAAAGCGCAGCGGTCGCGGTCTCGGCATCAGTCTCGCAAAAACTGGTGCCACCGAAACCGCATTGGTTCGTTTCACCCCATGCCTCGTTGAAAGGGATCAGCTGTTTTTGATGCGGGACAGGATAATCATCGTTCAGGTTCAGATCCACCACGGTCAAAGGGTCATCCGTCAATAGAGAGACTGAATCTCGGACCATGCCATGGAAACCAGGAGTATCCTCAAGGAAGTTGGTGACCCCAGGCGCACACCACATGGTGTCGCCGAAAACGGCATACCATTTTCCAGCAATTTTCCCAGTGAAGCCGAGATCGCGGTGACTGGCGCTATTATTGGCGACCTGGAAGCCGAGTCTTTCGACATTGCGGACATGGAGGGGGGATTCGCCCTCGGGTTTAGTATTATCGACATCAAGATCGAGACGGTAAGACGGATGCTGATGGCGCCCGTGCGGACTGCCGGCGGGACGGCCTAACCAACATTGTGCCGGGCGTGTCAGCAAGATCAATGCAGTGACAAAGACCAGAAAAGTGTGCTGTGAACCATGAACGAGCATCTGAGTTATCTTGATCTCACTGATCTCGAAAACGCGAGTTGACTGCTGTAGTATGTAACATGGATAATGGTGGTATGTCAATCTTCATAATCATTGCCTGGCTTGggtagaagaggagggtttgGGAACTAATATGGTTCATGGTCATACCATCCACGAGGGCGGGGCTTGCTTCCAACGCTAACAAATGAAGCGACGAGGATGTTGAATGGGCAAGAGATAGCTACCTCTAAGGTACTTGAGGAAGGACGTGTAAGTGAGAGGTGACACTGAGCGGGTGACGATGGACACTAAAGCAGCAGCCAGGAACATGAAACAGAACGAACTTTGGAAATGAAAGTAAAAGGTGCCGAAGAAGGAAATTGAGGAATGGGAGGAACGAAACTGAAGAGATCAGAAACGAATGTGACGATGTTCAAGTGGACGATATCGAAATCATGAAATATGTACCTTCATTACTTTGCATCCCACTTTCATGCTCCCTTGATCGTGGGAGATGTTCAGGGGTGTCTAAAGACCTGTCGTTGGCACCTTGGTCCCCCCGGAGGACCTTTTGCGATTCGTCCCTGACTTTGCGGAAGAAGCTTCGCATGGTGATTCGGTTTGAAGACTATGATgatatagtatattcgaacAAACTCAATCCAGCGTCGAGCAGAAACAGCAAACTCGAATTGACAAGAAACGGGTGCTTGATAACAAACTACACGACTTTATTCTTCCTGTAACATGGAAGTCTTGCCATGATCTTTTGAACCCGTTTGATTTGACCATGTTCAAATTGTCAAAGCAGACCGAGGTCTTGAAAAGTGCAAGATCCGTCCTCTCTCGGCAACAACCCCGCCATTCTCCACGGTCGGGTACGGCTGCACAATGCACGATGGAGGTTGCTGAGGCATGTGCAAGTCAACCTCAAGGGGAAACTTGGAAGCTGTTGCGGGGGTGGATGAGATAAGAGTAGGAGGGTATCTAcctagtagaggtacctctaggtacgtacctgaaAGCTCCACCTTCCTTTTTGCAACCCGGACCTTCTAAATCAGACGCTTATCAGCTTATCGGAAACAACTGCCCCAGCTCAAAGCAATGAACTCCCCGAGATAAGTCAACACAACACTGCTACCTTCCCCTCACCCCATCACAAATCACACTCGTAACAGTCCGTATATTAAATCTTAAGGCCGTGAAAGAGTTGACAACCAGCAGGTAATCCATCAAGAAACATAAGCCGCAACAATGGAATACAAGCCccaaccctcctcccctaccCGCGTCCAAGTTCAACCGCGTCTAATCATCCATGGCGGCGCCGGCAACATCACCCCCGCCAGCCTCGGCCCGGAGCGCTACGTCGCCTACCGCTCCTCCCTCCTGACTATCGTCTCCAAGGCGCACACCTACCTGACCACGCCCACCCAGTCCAATTACAATTCCCCTTCCAGTTCCTCAAAACTCCCATCAGCCCTCGAAGCCGCCACCTACGCCGTCACCCTTCTCGAAGACAACCCCCTCTTCAACAGCGGCCACGGCGCCGTCTTTACCCGCGATGGCATCAATGAGCTCGAGGCTTCCGTCATGGTCAGTCGGGGTCAGGCCAAGCGGGGTGTGGGAGTGACCGGGTTGCGCCACGTTCGGAATCCGATTCTTCTGGCAAAGAAGGTTTTGGAGCACGGGAAGGACGATCTTTTGGGTCGTGGAAAGAAGCTTGATAATAACACTGGAGATGGGGAGCCTGATGTCCCCTCGGCACAAGGCCATACGCTGATCCACGGCCCAACGGCGGAAAAGTTGGCGAGGCAGTATGGCTTGGAGATGGTGGATCCTAGTTACTTCTTTACGCAGAAGCGGTGGGACGAGCACGTTCGGGCGttggaaagggagaagagggagcagCAGGATCTGCTTGGCGCTGGCACTGCTAGTGGCGTTTCAGCGACCTGGAGTAAGGACGAGTATCTGCCGCAGGGAACGGTCGGTGCGGTGGCGCTGGATGTCGAGGGCGTGATTTGCGTGGCGACGAGCACAGGCGGCATGACGAATAAGTTGACGGGCAGAATTGGTGATACGCCTGTTGTCGGGGCTGGGTTCTGGGCTGAGGAGTGGACGGAGGAAGGTGATCCTACTTCTCCTCATAAGAACGGATCGCGGAATCCGTTGTATAGCCCGGGACCAGCGGTGGTTTTGTCGGATGCGCTCAAGAGACTCATCGCCGATTGTCTGCCTTCGCCTTTCCTGTATACCCCCACTCTTCAAGACTCGTCTGGCGGGTTGACCACCACCCGGTCGATCGGTGTTTCTGGGACAGGCAATGGTGATTCATTCTTCCGCGTTTCTGCCGCGAGAACTGTGGGCGCCATTGCCAGATATTCTAGCCTTCCTTCCGTCGTGGCCCTGACCAAGGTTGCTGGGCCGTCCGGAGAGCTTCAGAA
Coding sequences:
- a CDS encoding L-asparaginase; translation: MEYKPQPSSPTRVQVQPRLIIHGGAGNITPASLGPERYVAYRSSLLTIVSKAHTYLTTPTQSNYNSPSSSSKLPSALEAATYAVTLLEDNPLFNSGHGAVFTRDGINELEASVMVSRGQAKRGVGVTGLRHVRNPILLAKKVLEHGKDDLLGRGKKLDNNTGDGEPDVPSAQGHTLIHGPTAEKLARQYGLEMVDPSYFFTQKRWDEHVRALEREKREQQDLLGAGTASGVSATWSKDEYLPQGTVGAVALDVEGVICVATSTGGMTNKLTGRIGDTPVVGAGFWAEEWTEEGDPTSPHKNGSRNPLYSPGPAVVLSDALKRLIADCLPSPFLYTPTLQDSSGGLTTTRSIGVSGTGNGDSFFRVSAARTVGAIARYSSLPSVVALTKVAGPSGELQKSADDRWGKAGEGEGGIIGLELVVVRDASGNVVETRSDILQDYNCGGMFRAWIDEEGVAYARIFRKDQDISSSYVGEGRPEDPRFWSGEKI